A window of the Salvelinus alpinus chromosome 3, SLU_Salpinus.1, whole genome shotgun sequence genome harbors these coding sequences:
- the LOC139570218 gene encoding glucose-6-phosphatase catalytic subunit 1-like, which produces MEAVTDAFQGYGVSTTNYLQTNYKDSQGLFLWVSWAADLRNTFFIFFPLWFHLRESVGIKLIWVAVIGDWLNLVFKWILFGERPYWWVHETPYYSNTTAPHIEQYPMTCETGPGSPSGHAMGAASVYYTLVTSILAIMLTKKKTRSSTKGMYLRGTLWAFFWAVQVCVCLSRVFIAAHFPHQVVCGVITGMAVAEAFNRTQWIYGASLKKYFYTTVFLLSFAVGFYVLLKALGVDLLWTLAKAQKWCVRAEWVHMDSTPFASLLRNMGTLFGLGLGVHSPLYTESKKNSSTPFRVGCIITSLLLLHLFDSFKPPTHTAALFYLLSFCKSATVPLATVSIIPYCMSGALSSVQSKKHL; this is translated from the exons ATGGAGGCAGTTACGGATGCCTTTCAGGGCTATGGGGTGAGCACCACTAATTACCTCCAGACCAACTATAAGGACTCCCAGGGTTTGTTCCTGTGGGTGTCCTGGGCTGCTGACCTCAGGAACACCTTCTTCATCTTCTTCCCCCTCTGGTTCCACCTGCGGGAGTCGGTGGGTATCAAACTCATCTGGGTGGCAGTGATCGGAGACTGGCTCAACCTGGTCTTCAAGTG GATTCTGTTTGGCGAGAGGCCGTATTGGTGGGTTCATGAAACACCTTACTACAGCAATACCACTGCACCTCACATTGAACAATACCCCATGACCTGTGAGACTGGCCCAG GCAGTCCCTCTGGCCACGCTATGGGAGCCGCAAGCGTCTACTACACGCTGGTCACCTCCATCCTAGCCATCATGCTGACCAAGAAGAAGACGAGATCTTCCACCAAGGGCAT GTATCTGCGGGGCACTCTGTGGGCATTCTTCTGGGCAGTccaggtgtgtgtctgtctctccagagTCTTCATTGCTGCCCACTTCCCCCACCAAGTCGTCTGTGGAGTCATCACAG GTATGGCTGTGGCCGAGGCCTTCAACAGAACCCAGTGGATCTACGGAGCCAGTCTGAAGAAGTACTTCTACACCACCGTCTTCCTGCTCTCCTTCGCTGTGGGCTTCTACGTGCTGCTGAAGGCTCTGGGCGTGGACCTGCTGTGGACCCTGGCGAAAGCCCAGAAGTGGTGTGTGAGGGCTGAATGGGTCCACATGGACTCCACTCCCTTCGCCAGCCTCCTGCGCAACATGGGCACCCTGTTTGGCCTGGGCCTGGGCGTGCACTCGCCCCTCTACACCGAGAGCAAGAAGAACAGCAGCACCCCCTTCAGGGTGGGATGTATCATTACCTCGCTGCTCCTGCTGCACCTCTTTGACTCCTTcaagccccccacacacaccgccGCCCTCTTCTACCTTCTGTCTTTCTGTAAGAGTGCCACTGTCCCCCTGGCAACCGTGAGCATCATCCCCTATTGCATGTCAGGAGCGTTGAGCAGCGTACAGAGCAAGAAGCATCTGTGA
- the LOC139569787 gene encoding glucose-6-phosphatase catalytic subunit 1-like, which produces MGTDSPGAPEELYQLWCTFPGLLIWIHTAVMDLFHSWGWRWLSICRPSMGIMRADLASTVADLHTTFCFFPGWFYLRRDVGVKLIWVAAIGDWLNLVLKCNERKLIGVLTVLGEETFNVPVDERGCFGAGPCVLFISRFLQVGLWMLLCTVELLVCMSRVYMAAHFPHHVISGVITGIMVAEFFSRVQWIYRASLKKYFYTTVFLLSFAVGFYVLLNALGVDLLWTLAKAQKWCVRAEWVHMDSTPFASLLRNMGTLFGLGRALAPLHRYTESKKNSSTPFRAGCITVSLLLLQILDGLMFSSRNQATFYMLSVNKSAAALFIPTALVPGGLSWIFPG; this is translated from the exons ATGGGAACAGACAGTCCTGGAGCTCCAGAAGAGCTCTACCAGCTTTGGTGCACCTTCCCTGGGTTGCTGATCTGGATCCACACTGCAGTCATGGATCTTTTCCACAGCTGGGGTTGGAGGTGGCTGTCCATCTGCAGACCAAGTATGGGCATTATGAGGGCTGATTTAGCCTCTACAGTGGCAGACCTGCATACCACCTTCTGTTTCTTCCCAGGCTGGTTCTATCTGCGCAGGGACGTGGGGGTCAAACTCATCTGGGTGGCTGCCATTGGGGACTGGCTCAACCTGGTCCTGAAGTG taatgagagaaaattgatCGGGGTACTCACTGTGCTTGgagaggaaacattcaatgtgccagtaGATGAGCGG GGTTGTTTTGGAGCAGGGCCTTGTGTCTTGTTCATCTCCAGGTTCTTGCAGGTGGGCCTGTGGATGCTGCTGTGTACAGTGGAGCTGCTGGTGTGCATGTCCAGAGTCTACATGGCTGCCCACTTTCCCCACCACGTCATCAGTGGGGTCATCACGG GTATCATGGTGGCTGAGTTCTTCTCCAGAGTGCAGTGGATCTACAGAGCCAGTCTGAAGAAGTACTTCTACACCACCGTCTTCCTGCTCTCCTTCGCTGTGGGCTTCTACGTGCTGCTGAATGCTCTGGGCGTGGACCTGCTGTGGACCCTGGCGAAAGCCCAGAAGTGGTGTGTGAGGGCTGAATGGGTCCACATGGACTCCACTCCCTTCGCCAGCCTCCTGCGCAACATGGGCACCCTGTTTGGCCTGGGCCGTGCACTCGCCCCTCTACACCGATACACCGAGAGCAAGAAGAACAGCAGCACCCCCTTCAGGGCGGGATGTATCACTGTCTCCTTATTGCTGCTACAGATCTTGGATGGCTTGATGTTCTCCTCCAGGAACCAGGCAACGTTCTACATGTTGTCCGTCAATAAGAGTGCTGCTGCCCTCTTCATCCCCACAGCTCTGGTTCCCGGAGGACTCTCCTGGATCTTCCCAGGTTAA